In the genome of Plasmodium yoelii strain 17X genome assembly, chromosome: 14, one region contains:
- a CDS encoding glideosome-associated protein 45, putative → MGSRCSKNKAKAPKRRDMNELTEKENFEGDKNEETPQAIDIDIPEDPIENEYDEPVEDDNLDLDINDNKSFDRNLDDLDKSNSDIYSESHKYENDSDKLETGSQITLSTDATGIVQQITKLTEPAHEESIYNTYKSTTPCDMDKMDETAKIFSRRCGCDLGDRHDENACKICRKIDLSDTPLLA, encoded by the coding sequence atgggAAGCAGATgttcaaaaaataaagcaaAGGCCCCCAAACGTAGGGACATGAATGAATTAACCGAAAAGGAAAATTTTGAAGGTGATAAAAATGAGGAAACCCCACAAGCTATAGATATTGATATTCCTGAAGATCCAATTGAAAACGAATATGATGAACCCGTCGAAGATGATAATTTAGATTTGGATATAAATGACAATAAATCTTTTGATAGAAATTTAGATGATTTAGACAAATCAAATTCTGATATATATTCAGAATCccataaatatgaaaatgataGTGATAAATTGGAAACAGGATCACAAATAACCTTATCTACCGATGCTACTGGAATTGTTCAAcaaataacaaaattaacTGAACCCGCTCATGAagaaagtatatataatacatataaatcTACCACTCCATGTGATATGGATAAAATGGATGAGACTGCCAAGATATTTTCAAGACGATGTGGATGTGATCTTGGAGATCGTCATGACGAAAATGCTTGCAAAATATGTAGAAAGATTGATTTATCCGATACCCCATTATTGGCTTAA